From one Lycium barbarum isolate Lr01 chromosome 6, ASM1917538v2, whole genome shotgun sequence genomic stretch:
- the LOC132598974 gene encoding uncharacterized protein LOC132598974 isoform X2, whose protein sequence is MAWRGSVSRSLMSTVRASTSRSSPSLNRVRTPPISAPRANTRRFSFGTPRPLGALGCTQSLLPLHNVVSGTRLTSHLTVNVRACCELYHGRNGKDG, encoded by the exons ATGGCTTGGCGAGGTTCCGTTAGCAGGTCACTTATGTCCACCGTTAGGGCTTCCACTTCCCGTTCATCTCCGTCACTTAACCGTGTTCGCACTCCTCCAATCTCCGCCCCGCGTGCCAACACGCGCCGCTTCTCATTCGGCACTCCCAG GCCATTGGGAGCATTGGGGTGTACTCAATCATTGTTGCCGCTGCACAATGTGGTGTCTGGAACTCGATTGACTTCTCACTTGACAGTCAACGTGCGGGCTTGCTGCGAGCTGTATCACG GGAGGAATGGAAAAGATGGGTGA
- the LOC132598975 gene encoding alpha-L-fucosidase 2 isoform X1, producing MEDSEWVLVKEPTDRDLWNPSLKNAEKSSRPLEIRFNEPAKHWTDALPIGNGRLGAMVWGGVATEILNLNEDTLWTGTPGDYTNPEAPKSLAEVRKLVDNGQYAEATEAAVNLMDNFPEVYQLLGDIKLEFDDSQGTFHEEKYERVLDLDTAKVKVNYSVGGVEFAREYFASNPDQVIAAKVSANKPGCLTFTLSMDSKMHHHTYVSGNNQITMEGSCPGKRKTTKVYVNDNPEGIKFAAILDLQINEGSGIIHVLDNRRFRVEKCDWAIILLVAASSFNGPFTTVDSKKDPKSECSSMMNSIKKFSYSELYARHLDDYQKLFHRVSLQLSKSSDSVASESATVSTADRVKSFKTDEDPSLVELLFQYGRYLLIACSRPGTQPANLQGIWNYMLEPPWDCAPHLNINLQMNYWHALSCNLKECQEPLFDYITSLSINGSKTAKVNYEASGWVAHHVSDIWAKTSPDRGQAVWALWQMGGAWLCTHLWEHYTYTMDKAFLANRAYPLLEGCTSFLLDWLIEGRGGYLETNPSTSPEHNFTAPDGKPASVSYSSTMDMSIIREVFNDIIFAAEVLGKSEDHLIKRVCKAQPRLRPTKIARDGTIMEWAQDFEDPEPHHRHVSHLFGVFPGHTITVAETPALCKATDNTLYKRGEEGPGWSTTWKAALWARLHDSEHAYRMVKHLFYLVDPDHEVSFEGGLYSNLFTAHPPFQIDANFGFSAAIAEMLVQSTMKDLYLLPALPRDKWQNGCVKGLKARGGVTVSICWNEGDLHEVGLSSNEQTTTKRLHYRGRTVAAKLLTGKVYTFNKQLNCVKTYTLF from the exons ATGGAAGATTCGGAGTGGGTACTTGTGAAAGAACCAACAGACAGAGATTTATGGAACCCAAGTTTGAAAAATGCTGAAAAAAGTTCAAGGCCTCTTGAGATAAGGTTCAATGAGCCAGCTAAGCACTGGACTGATGCCCTTCCTATTGGTAATGGCCGTCTTGGTGCTATGGTTTGGGGTGGTGTTGCAACTGAGATTCTCAATCTTAATG AGGATACACTTTGGACTGGAACTCCCGGGGATTATACTAATCCTGAAGCTCCAAAGTCGTTGGCTGAGGTCAGAAAACTTGTTGATAATGGCCAATACGCTGAGGCTACTGAAGCTGCTGTAAATTTGATGGATAATTTCCCTGAG GTTTACCAGCTCCTTGGAGATATTAAGCTTGAGTTTGATGATTCTCAAGGGACATTTCACGAAGAAAAGTATGAGAGAGTGCTGGATTTGGACACAGCAAAAGTGAAAGTTAACTACTCTGTCGGTGGTGTAGAATTTGCAAGGGAATATTTTGCATCAAACCCAGATCAAGTGATTGCAGCAAAGGTTTCCGCAAATAAGCCGGGATGCTTAACTTTTACCCTATCCATGGATAGCAAAATGCATCATCATACTTATGTCAGTGGAAATAATCAGATCACCATGGAAGGAAGTTGCCCAGGCAAAAGAAAGACAACGAAGGTGTATGTGAATGACAATCCCGAAGGAATTAAGTTTGCTGCGATTCTCGATTTACAGATCAACGAGGGTTCGGGTATTATACATGTTTTAGACAATAGAAGGTTCCGTGTGGAGAAATGTGATTGGGCTATTATCCTTCTAGTGGCCGCTTCATCATTTAATGGACCGTTTACCACAGTGGATTCAAAAAAAGATCCCAAGTCAGAATGTTCAAGCATGATGAATTCAATAAAGAAGTTTTCATATTCTGAATTGTATGCACGGCACTTGGATGACTATCAGAAGCTGTTTCATCGAGTTTCCTTGCAGTTGTCGAAAAGCTCTGACAGTGTAGCAAGTGAAAGTGCTACAGTTTCGACTGCAGATAGGGTGAAGTCTTTTAAAACTGATGAAGATCCATCCCTTGTGGAGCTTCTATTCCAGTATGGGCGATATCTACTTATTGCTTGTTCACGTCCTGGGACCCAGCCTGCAAACCTGCAAGGCATATGGAACTACATGTTAGAGCCACCATGGGA TTGTGCCCCTCACTTGAATATCAATCTTCAAATGAACTATTGGCATGCACTCTCGTGTAATCTTAAGGAGTGTCAAGAACCTCTCTTCGACTACATAACATCTCTGTCAATCAACGGAAGCAAAACTGCaaaa GTGAACTATGAAGCTTCAGGTTGGGTTGCTCATCATGTGTCTGATATATGGGCAAAAACATCTCCAGATCGAGGTCAGGCTGTCTGGGCTCTGTGGCAAATGGGCGGAGCGTGGCTTTGCACTCATTTATGGGAGCATTACACTTATACAATGGACAAA GCCTTTTTAGCAAATAGAGCTTATCCCTTGCTGGAAGGATGTACTTCATTTCTGTTGGATTGGTTGATTGAAGGGCGTGGAGGGTATTTAGAAACCAACCCATCAACCTCTCCTGAGCATAATTTTACCGCTCCTGATGGTAAACCAGCTAGTGTGAGCTACTCATCAACCATGGACATGTCAATCATAAGAGAAGTTTTCAATGACATTATTTTTGCTGCTGAG GTCCTTGGAAAAAGTGAAGATCACCTGATTAAAAGAGTCTGTAAAGCTCAACCTCGTCTTCGGCCAACCAAAATTGCACGAGATGGTACAATCATGGAGTGG GCACAAGATTTTGAGGATCCAGAGCCGCATCATCGTCATGTTTCACACCTTTTTGGCGTCTTCCCGGGCCACACAATCACTGTGGCTGAGACTCCTGCCCTCTGTAAAGCCACTGATAATACCCTGTATAAAAGAG GGGAGGAGGGTCCAGGTTGGTCAACAACATGGAAAGCCGCACTATGGGCACGTCTTCATGACAGCGAGCATGCTTACCGCATGGTCAAGCATCTATTTTATTTGGTAGATCCTGATCACGAGGTCAGCTTCGAAGGAGGTCTCTACTCTAATCTGTTCACAGCACACCCTCCTTTTCAGATTGATGCCAACTTTGG TTTTTCTGCAGCAATAGCAGAAATGCTTGTGCAGAGCACCATGAAAGATTTGTACTTGCTCCCAGCCCTTCCTCGAGATAAATGGCAAAATGGTTGTGTTAAAGGCTTGAAAGCACGGGGAGGTGTGACAGTCAGCATCTGCTGGAATGAAGGAGATCTTCATGAAGTTGGCCTATCATCAAATGAACAGACTACTACGAAAAGGCTGCATTATAGAGGACGAACTGTGGCTGCAAAGTTGCTGACCGGCAAGGTTTACACGTTCAACAAGCAGTTGAATTGTGTGAAGACATACACTCTCTTCTAG
- the LOC132598977 gene encoding LYR motif-containing protein At3g19508 yields the protein MIQEMQKAIGAYREVLRLVRRLPKDTRGYYAKYARENFVNYREIDSNDPHAVQELLQRTYNHSIWVLKKYSVDQSAADRLKSIWSA from the exons ATGATTCAAGAAATGCAGAAAGCTATAGGTGCTTACAGGGAAGTGTTGAGGCTAGTTAGGCGACTTCCGAAAGACACAAGGGGTTATTACGCTAAATACGCTCGAGAAAACTTCGTCAATTATAGAGAAATCGACTCAAATGATCCACATGCTGTCCAAGAACTCCTTCAACGAACTTATAACCATTCCATTTGGGTCCTTAAAAAG TATTCGGTGGACCAATCTGCAGCTGATCGCTTGAAGAGTATATGGTCTGCGTGA
- the LOC132598975 gene encoding alpha-L-fucosidase 2 isoform X2, with translation MEDSEWVLVKEPTDRDLWNPSLKNAEKSSRPLEIRFNEPAKHWTDALPIGNGRLGAMVWGGVATEILNLNEDTLWTGTPGDYTNPEAPKSLAEVRKLVDNGQYAEATEAAVNLMDNFPEVYQLLGDIKLEFDDSQGTFHEEKYERVLDLDTAKVKVNYSVGGVEFAREYFASNPDQVIAAKVSANKPGCLTFTLSMDSKMHHHTYVSGNNQITMEGSCPGKRKTTKVYVNDNPEGIKFAAILDLQINEGSGIIHVLDNRRFRVEKCDWAIILLVAASSFNGPFTTVDSKKDPKSECSSMMNSIKKFSYSELYARHLDDYQKLFHRVSLQLSKSSDSVASESATVSTADRVKSFKTDEDPSLVELLFQYGRYLLIACSRPGTQPANLQGIWNYMLEPPWDCAPHLNINLQMNYWHALSCNLKECQEPLFDYITSLSINGSKTAKVNYEASGWVAHHVSDIWAKTSPDRGQAVWALWQMGGAWLCTHLWEHYTYTMDKAFLANRAYPLLEGCTSFLLDWLIEGRGGYLETNPSTSPEHNFTAPDGKPASVSYSSTMDMSIIREVFNDIIFAAEVLGKSEDHLIKRVCKAQPRLRPTKIARDGTIMEWAQDFEDPEPHHRHVSHLFGVFPGHTITVAETPALCKATDNTLYKRGLFGR, from the exons ATGGAAGATTCGGAGTGGGTACTTGTGAAAGAACCAACAGACAGAGATTTATGGAACCCAAGTTTGAAAAATGCTGAAAAAAGTTCAAGGCCTCTTGAGATAAGGTTCAATGAGCCAGCTAAGCACTGGACTGATGCCCTTCCTATTGGTAATGGCCGTCTTGGTGCTATGGTTTGGGGTGGTGTTGCAACTGAGATTCTCAATCTTAATG AGGATACACTTTGGACTGGAACTCCCGGGGATTATACTAATCCTGAAGCTCCAAAGTCGTTGGCTGAGGTCAGAAAACTTGTTGATAATGGCCAATACGCTGAGGCTACTGAAGCTGCTGTAAATTTGATGGATAATTTCCCTGAG GTTTACCAGCTCCTTGGAGATATTAAGCTTGAGTTTGATGATTCTCAAGGGACATTTCACGAAGAAAAGTATGAGAGAGTGCTGGATTTGGACACAGCAAAAGTGAAAGTTAACTACTCTGTCGGTGGTGTAGAATTTGCAAGGGAATATTTTGCATCAAACCCAGATCAAGTGATTGCAGCAAAGGTTTCCGCAAATAAGCCGGGATGCTTAACTTTTACCCTATCCATGGATAGCAAAATGCATCATCATACTTATGTCAGTGGAAATAATCAGATCACCATGGAAGGAAGTTGCCCAGGCAAAAGAAAGACAACGAAGGTGTATGTGAATGACAATCCCGAAGGAATTAAGTTTGCTGCGATTCTCGATTTACAGATCAACGAGGGTTCGGGTATTATACATGTTTTAGACAATAGAAGGTTCCGTGTGGAGAAATGTGATTGGGCTATTATCCTTCTAGTGGCCGCTTCATCATTTAATGGACCGTTTACCACAGTGGATTCAAAAAAAGATCCCAAGTCAGAATGTTCAAGCATGATGAATTCAATAAAGAAGTTTTCATATTCTGAATTGTATGCACGGCACTTGGATGACTATCAGAAGCTGTTTCATCGAGTTTCCTTGCAGTTGTCGAAAAGCTCTGACAGTGTAGCAAGTGAAAGTGCTACAGTTTCGACTGCAGATAGGGTGAAGTCTTTTAAAACTGATGAAGATCCATCCCTTGTGGAGCTTCTATTCCAGTATGGGCGATATCTACTTATTGCTTGTTCACGTCCTGGGACCCAGCCTGCAAACCTGCAAGGCATATGGAACTACATGTTAGAGCCACCATGGGA TTGTGCCCCTCACTTGAATATCAATCTTCAAATGAACTATTGGCATGCACTCTCGTGTAATCTTAAGGAGTGTCAAGAACCTCTCTTCGACTACATAACATCTCTGTCAATCAACGGAAGCAAAACTGCaaaa GTGAACTATGAAGCTTCAGGTTGGGTTGCTCATCATGTGTCTGATATATGGGCAAAAACATCTCCAGATCGAGGTCAGGCTGTCTGGGCTCTGTGGCAAATGGGCGGAGCGTGGCTTTGCACTCATTTATGGGAGCATTACACTTATACAATGGACAAA GCCTTTTTAGCAAATAGAGCTTATCCCTTGCTGGAAGGATGTACTTCATTTCTGTTGGATTGGTTGATTGAAGGGCGTGGAGGGTATTTAGAAACCAACCCATCAACCTCTCCTGAGCATAATTTTACCGCTCCTGATGGTAAACCAGCTAGTGTGAGCTACTCATCAACCATGGACATGTCAATCATAAGAGAAGTTTTCAATGACATTATTTTTGCTGCTGAG GTCCTTGGAAAAAGTGAAGATCACCTGATTAAAAGAGTCTGTAAAGCTCAACCTCGTCTTCGGCCAACCAAAATTGCACGAGATGGTACAATCATGGAGTGG GCACAAGATTTTGAGGATCCAGAGCCGCATCATCGTCATGTTTCACACCTTTTTGGCGTCTTCCCGGGCCACACAATCACTGTGGCTGAGACTCCTGCCCTCTGTAAAGCCACTGATAATACCCTGTATAAAAGAGGTTTGTTTGGAAGATGA
- the LOC132598974 gene encoding uncharacterized protein LOC132598974 isoform X1: protein MAWRGSVSRSLMSTVRASTSRSSPSLNRVRTPPISAPRANTRRFSFGTPRPLGALGCTQSLLPLHNVVSGTRLTSHLTVNVRACCELYHGTFQRSCQDR from the exons ATGGCTTGGCGAGGTTCCGTTAGCAGGTCACTTATGTCCACCGTTAGGGCTTCCACTTCCCGTTCATCTCCGTCACTTAACCGTGTTCGCACTCCTCCAATCTCCGCCCCGCGTGCCAACACGCGCCGCTTCTCATTCGGCACTCCCAG GCCATTGGGAGCATTGGGGTGTACTCAATCATTGTTGCCGCTGCACAATGTGGTGTCTGGAACTCGATTGACTTCTCACTTGACAGTCAACGTGCGGGCTTGCTGCGAGCTGTATCACGGTACCTTCCAACGTTCTTGTCAGGATCGCTAG
- the LOC132598978 gene encoding transcription factor bHLH113 has product MASGEGYKEEILDESSYSELLFADDDDLGGCFNFTSSSPKMLCFGDYSKACDSPLVETCSVQTPAPKNQKSGVTCTGDSPSACSSRNISKPNKSNKKRNGAEKESSEKTRAVPAGNQRNGKRTKVENSNVTAHAKVKKVKLGERITALQQLVSPFGKTDTASVLHEAMGYIRFLHDQVQVLCSPYLQQQRLSPSLREGGESGEMEEPKKEVLLRSKGLCLVPIELSMHVADTTLNGADLWSPAAMMNNNITQ; this is encoded by the exons ATGGCGAGTGGTGAAGGGTATAAGGAAGAGATACTGGACGAAAGTAGCTATTCAGAACTACTGTTTGCGGATGATGATGACCTAGGAGGGTGTTTCAATTTCACATCATCTTCTCCAAAAATGCTCTGTTTTGGTGATTACAGCAAAGCATGTGATAGTCCTCTTGTTGAAACTTGTTCTGTACAAACACCAGCACCAAAAAACCAGAAATCTGGAGTCACATGCACTGGAGATTCACCCTCAGCTTGTTCAAGTAGGAACATCAGCAAGCCCAACAAGTCCAAT AAAAAGCGAAATGGGGCAGAGAAAGAATCGTCTGAAAAAACAAGAGCAGTTCCTGCTGGAAATCAGAGAAATGGCAAGAGGACAAAGGTAGAAAATTCAAATGTGACAGCCCATGCAAAG GTTAAGAAAGTGAAGCTTGGTGAAAGAATCACAGCACTACAACAGCTTGTATCTCCCTTTGGCAAG ACAGACACGGCATCAGTGCTGCATGAAGCGATGGGATACATCAGGTTTTTGCACGATCAGGTTCAGGTCTTGTGTTCTCCTTACTTGCAGCAACAGCGCCTGTCTCCCTCCTTACGT GAGGGCGGAGAAAGCGGGGAAATGGAAGAACCGAAAAAAGAGGTGTTGCTAAGGAGTAAAGGACTTTGTCTAGTCCCAATAGAGCTCAGTATGCATGTAGCTGATACTACTCTCAACGGCGCTGATCTTTGGTCACCTGCCGCCATGATGAACAATAATATCACCCAATGA
- the LOC132598976 gene encoding uncharacterized protein LOC132598976, with protein sequence MDIWSWICDLPDSEIWSTGNDDSSLIYNLATSIANSKQSIQFKAEKKLEPNESETNSSLVFSVCLVGFHDTSQEEVTIWVSDTCHLSSDKPFLPLVLQLLQEIISRSPTAHDSCTCPRSQLQKLQPDPVSWILDSHSPESFSNFFNLIFLTRLFWMFAFDAPAAVGSLYFHSLLAPNLEAFSCKHAPVLRTFFISVGTDVELCFMRTFGYMLAKWLILREVGGVGLKSLMPLASHYLGFSYATEAHGLWMLKGYAPIKAMKPTRMNGDKIQFPIIESKDIALKYTLAHQQLEAVIQFEYTVGFYDGFIQVRARLDNIRLGVARLGFNKNEEQEDSYLQEKHFPSRIRVWVGPEVGANYVGGLSLGRSTNNVEREFEMQRVVKGNFGNSKQTEVKTRAKMAIKSKMKNWRWDQETEGNAAVYEAILYDHVSGCEISTWKPSNGDERNNQLMNNFRGRYFGGNRAFTKKGGLVFAGEECGEEVGWRLSKEMEGSVLKWRVGGQVWLSYWPNNVKSSYYETRLVEWCDEVDLPLIPAKIF encoded by the coding sequence atGGATATTTGGTCTTGGATATGTGATCTTCCTGACTCTGAAATTTGGAGTACTGGGAATGATGATTCCTCTCTCATTTATAATCTTGCTACTTCCATAGCCAATTCCAAACAGTCAATCCAATTCAAAGCTGAGAAAAAACTTGAGCCTAACGAATCAGAGACTAATTCTTCATTAGTTTTCTCTGTATGCTTGGTAGGTTTTCATGACACCTCTCAAGAAGAGGTTACTATCTGGGTTTCTGACACGTGTCATCTCTCTTCGGACAAACCATTCTTGCCACTTGTTCTACAACTCCTTCAAGAAATCATCTCACGTTCACCCACGGCGCATGATAGCTGCACATGTCCACGTTCGCAGCTCCAGAAGCTCCAACCCGACCCGGTTTCTTGGATCCTAGACTCACACTCACCAGAATCATTCTCAAATTTCTTCAATCTCATCTTCCTCACGCGCCTTTTCTGGATGTTTGCGTTCGACGCGCCGGCAGCAGTGGGGTCTCTATACTTCCACTCGCTGCTAGCTCCAAACCTTGAAGCCTTCTCGTGCAAGCACGCGCCTGTTCTACGAACGTTCTTTATTTCAGTAGGAACTGACGTGGAACTTTGTTTCATGCGCACGTTTGGGTACATGTTAGCAAAATGGTTGATTTTAAGGGAAGTTGGCGGCGTAGGATTAAAGTCGTTAATGCCGTTAGCATCTCATTACCTAGGATTCTCCTATGCCACGGAGGCTCATGGGTTATGGATGTTAAAAGGTTACGCGCCTATTAAGGCAATGAAACCCACGCGCATGAACGGTGACAAAATTCAATTTCCTATAATTGAATCTAAAGATATTGCACTAAAATATACATTGGCCCATCAGCAACTTGAGGCTGTGATCCAATTTGAATATACGGTTGGATTCTATGATGGGTTTATCCAGGTAAGGGCCCGTTTGGATAACATACGTCTTGGTGTTGCAAGATTGGGCTTTAATAAAAATGAGGAACAAGAGGATTCTTATTTGCAAGAGAAGCACTTTCCATCTAGGATTCGAGTTTGGGTTGGGCCAGAAGTAGGTGCTAATTATGTGGGCGGGTTAAGTTTGGGCCGGTCCACTAACAACGTCGAACGTGAATTCGAAATGCAAAGAGTCGTAAAGGGCAATTTTGGGAATTCAAAACAGACCGAGGTTAAGACAAGGGCGAAAATGGCAATAAAATCAAAGATGAAAAATTGGAGGTGGGACCAAGAAACTGAAGGGAATGCAGCCGTATATGAAGCTATCTTATACGACCACGTGTCTGGTTGTGAAATTTCCACGTGGAAGCCTAGTAACGGTGATGAACGGAATAATCAACTGATGAACAATTTTCGAGGAAGATATTTTGGAGGGAATAGGGCATTTACTAAGAAGGGTGGTTTGGTCTTTGCAGGAGAGGAATGTGGTGAAGAAGTAGGATGGAGATTGAGTAAAGAAATGGAAGGAAGTGTGTTGAAGTGGAGAGTAGGGGGTCAAGTATGGTTAAGTTATTGGCCAAATAATGTGAAAAGTTCATACTATGAGACAAGGCTTGTGGAGTGGTGTGATGAGGTAGATTTGCCTTTGATTCCAGCAAAAATATTTTAG